From the genome of Solanum dulcamara chromosome 12, daSolDulc1.2, whole genome shotgun sequence:
aATAATAGACGACAAAGCTCATACAGTTTTCCAACATTTTTTTTCTCCCATTATTATTCTTCCACAATGACTTTTTCTTGTAAGTTTATTCTCTTTATGCCTATtcttctaatttttattttccaaaatatagTTCAAGGTCGAACATTATTattaaacaataataataataatagttataaaAAGTTTCAAAGGCCATTGAACAATTCAATTTCAGCTATTTTTGTGTTCGGAGATTCTACGGTTGATTCCggcaacaacaactacataaaTACGGTCGTAAAATGTGATTTTCCGCCATACGGACGCGATTTCGCGAACCACATTCCCACCGGAAGGTTCACCAATGGACGTCTCGTTACGGATTACTTAGGTACATACATACagtcaaatttttttttaacaatgtCGTTTGTCTGAATAATTTTTGATTGTTATATAGCGAATATGTAATGTTAAATAACACGGAAAatcacttcaaaagaaaattttgatCATTATAATGAGATGTTGTTATTATAGTTGATATTTTATCGTATTTTCCAGGTAGGGTAAAGGAATTTTAATATTATCACCAACATATAGAAGTTTGAGTCTTTTTCTTAACAATGTTATCTAGTtggtataatattatatatatatatatatatatatatatatatatatatatatatgtatgtatacaacaacaacaacagccacTCAGTGgaattccacaacgtggggtctggggaaggtaaagtgtacgcagaccttactcctaccaaggtaagacgactgttttcgagagaccctcagctatatatatatatatacacacactatcagtatatataacttaaatattttgtaaCAGCTTCGTACGTGGGAATCAAAGATTTTGTGCCACCCTATTTGGACCCAAGTCTTAGCTTGGACGAAATCATGACCGGAGTTAGTTTCGCCTCCGGTAGCTCTGGCTTTGATCCTCTCACAGCTCAATTAGTGGTACGTCCCTCGatctcatttatatatatatctatatatatgaaAGTTAGCGAtagaatcaaaattttcattaaatgaATTCAAGATTTCGGTGATGGAGAGATGTTTCGAAATAATTGTCTTTTGTAGACTAGTGTAGTTGTAGTATAATGACAAAAGTTCAAACTTATAATCTGGCACATGAATCATAGTTGTATTGAATTTTCTTTCTTACTAGTAAATTTCTCTCTAACAACCAAACTTGTACTACTTGCATTAAgctttcaaaaatataaagtatatagtttttttaatcaagaaaatgagttttttattaactataaaaatagaaaaataaattttataaatgacATTGTACGCTAATTTTCTCCTATACTAACACACACTCCACCTCCACTTTCACCCCTGAGTCCTTGACCTAACCCCACCCGCTCCTCATCCCGCCTTTGACcccatttatttttatattaatatttatctGAATTATATATAAATGTTCACGTTCGTCATAATATATTCTGCTTACTTACTAAATaccataaaataaacaaataaatccACTTAAATTTTCTAGAAAAGTTTTTCCTTTTCTACTAATGATGTAATTAGATAAAGACTAAGGTTTCATAACATGTTCCAACTTTAGGattaagagaaagaaaaaagcctaaaatatttatttttgtgaaaGGGTATGTAGtcatttaatttttcaaaaataaaaattaaacataatAATTCAAATGTTATTTATTATTGGATAAACTGTTGATATTAATCTTAAAAGAGAAACGGTGAGTACAATTAAGCCATGAACAATCAATCATTATATCGTAAAAAATTAAATAGGTTCGATCTATAATAATTATGATCTTTTTATCAATTAATTATTAACAAGATTGTGGTTtgaatttgatcataattgacaGGATGCAATTACAATGGAAAAGCAGCTggaatattttaaagaatacaaaaagagacttgaaaattcaattggaaaagaaaagacaaaattgCTAATAAGCAAAGCAGCATTTATCATAAGTGCAGGGACAAATGACTTTGCTGTGAACTATTTTAACACCCCATTTAGaagacaaaaatattataatgtcTCTCAATACCAACAATTCTTGTTGCACATGGTCCAACAATTTATCCAAGTAAGTATCTATCACATAATAAATTAAAGCCATGTGATTCTTATTTATAAATGTGAAAAGATAGtgctaatatttttataaccaTGTTAtttgtttcaatattttttttttgctatagaaaatatataatatattattagaAATAAAGGCCTTTTTAATAGCGAATCAATAAAAAATTCGTGTTATATAACGTGATTTTTTCACACTATTTCTATTAAACCAGCTTATTGAAAAATacatgatgaaaaataaattctcaCTGAAATATTGAGAATTGCAACTGAACATTTTTCAGTGAAAAATTCAATAGGAAAGTGTGATTTTTAGTAGTGATATACTATGAAGAATtgatttcaaaaagaatttaaCCGTTATAATAAAACATTAAGTATTATAGAGAATGACTGTTATAATTTGTCCAAGGAACTCTCTATCACATGATCAATTAAAAACAGGTGGTTGTCCCAAATGTATGTAAATGATCTACcgtcaaatatttttataacaatGTCGTTTATTTGGAACTTTTTGATTGCTTCAACGGAATACTACTAtgtgtttttttctttataacaaCGTCGTTTATGAAATGGATATTTCCTAACTATTATAACGAAATGTCGTTATATGTAATCCTCTTTTATATAATATCGTTGTTTGTCTGAAACTTCAGATAAATAATATGTGATATAacattatatgaaaaattattttaattttatttgaatattataataaaatattattattataagcgATGACTGTTATAGAGAGACCTGACTGCATGTATTATATTTagacattttttatttattgaggttcttttaaaaaaaaagtttaaaaaatattcatggcatGTGTACGATAGATAGAGGTGAGGTGCTTTAGTAGGCCTTTTGGAAatgacatatatattatataaataatttaagagGCAAAACATTGATGATGATTTATGAAGTGGGGAGGGTTGAGTTAGGTGCTGTATCTTAATTACTACAATTAATTGGAGACAACCATATTGCActacttttttcttttgctttattatattcatttattAAAGTGCACACACATTATTTTCACATGTCGTGCATCTCAATTAATTTTatgagatattttttatttattatcaatcAGATATTTGATGACTTTATTCATCAAGGctcaaaaaatcaagaaaaaattaacatttttttttatcatttttaaaatttaaacatGAGACCTCAGTATTTCCAAACCATTTCATTATCAACAAGACAACATGTCTCACTTAGGTACTTGaatttctttatcttttacATTAAGAGGCAAGGGAAAGAAAAATAGGAAGGGATTATAAAATGGAGAATCGACCCTCACTAAGCTATTAAAATTTCTCATCTACACTTATATTAGATATAGcttttaaaattaaacaaaataataatctaaATGGTATGTTTCAAGTTAATGTGTTTGATATTAATCTTTTGTATAAATAAACTTTATGTTAATTAATGTTCTAGGGTTTGATGAACGAGGGAGCTCAAGTGATCGGTGTCGCCGGAGTTCCGCCGTTCGGATGTTTGCCGATAGTCATCACGATAGATTCCGGCGATGCACTTCAACCCCGCCGATGTATTGAATCGTTCTCTATCGTTGCAAGAGAGTACAACTCACTTCTTCAACGTTTACTAAAGACTATGGAAATTCATGGCACAAAATTATTCTACGTCGATATCTACAATCCAATAAATGACATGATACAACACCCAATTAAATATGGTGAGTAACCCAAATTAATTAGTTTTCCATTTTTGGATTTTGGTCAGATACATCTTACGGTGTATTTGGTATAAgttcaatttttcaatttttgttggtcaattgttttttgaaaaatatctcttttaaattagaaaaataacttTCGTGAcaaaaatagacaaaataagTAATGTAAGCagcatttcatattaattatctcGCCCAGTTGCCACGCTCCCACGTACGCCCTCGCCCTCGCCCTCTCCACCCACCCAACATCCCTCACCCTCACCCTCCAACTCAACCAACCCTACCTACTCAACATCACCCCCACCTCCAACACATTCCTACCATACATAAAtgcttttgaaataattattttttatttacttatccAATATTTTAACAAATAAGTAAGAAAATCGTTTTATTTTAGGTAAACATTTTCTTCATTCCAAGCACACCCTTAAATTACAAAGAAATTCTATCATGTAATTTAACTTGCTGTAGCAAGTTGTCTgactttaaatttcaaattactAATTCTACTTATTATAAGCAATTGTCTATAGTTTGACCTGACAGTATGTAAAAGTTCTTTTACGTTTTTAATGCATAAACGTTAAACTCTTCCTTTTTTACTTTCACTTGaagtatatttcatttttttcccaTTCAACTTTTCCTAATTAATTAAGGACATATTTAATTTTGTAGGATTTACAGAAGTTACCGTGGGGTGTTGTGGAAGTGGATTTATTGAAACTTCAATTCTTTGCAATCCAAAATCAATTGTATGCAATAATCCTTCAAATCATATGTTTTGGGATGCTGTCCACCCAAGTCAAGCTACTTATTACAGTCTGTTTCAAGCAGTACGTCCTTCTATTGATGTTGCTATCAAGCAATTATAAACATTTGGTGAATGAAAAAACTATACAAAATTGTTCTAGGTTTTGATGATTAGGGTGGATGTATTCGGTGGTGGAGTCagaaatttaaatgaaaagatTTATGTTTAGAAAAATGTATTATGTAAAGGGGATTCAACtacttatatatatgaattttcttttgattctgATCCTATTTATatggcataatatataaatatgactCTTAACTTGGCTTCAGCTGACAGCTATGACCTTTAACTTTACTAGTGCACAAGTAGGCACATTAACTATCCAAAACTTAAACAAAATAGACACATTTGtcctacatgacaattttgtgtCTTACTGACGTCCTACGTGTATTATGCTACGTAcatgtgtgtctacttgttcaattttacaCAAGTTTAATTGCCTACTTGTGCACATCCAAATCTAGAGAATATAAATGTCAGCTAAAGTCAAgttaaatgacatatttatgtattatgctattagagtttgataaattattaaaatagtatatattttaaagaatatcaAAAATGTTCACTTTTAATACACTTAAAAGGATCAAATTATATTAGGAGTATATCTAAAAGACCATTTTGAACCTACTTCAAAAAATAAAGGATTTTTTTGCCAAAAAGAACATGAACCAGAGTTACTCATTATTGGGGTCACTACTAGAAAATAGACCTATGGCAACAACACCTAAACCGTTGCACTAGATACCAAATTTGTTGCAATAGACCTATTGCAACAGTTTAGGGGACTGCTACATCTACTTGCATAGCAATAGATCTATTGCGACAATTTTGTGCAACGCTTGTCAAATCGTTGCTATAGATAGTCTATTGCAATAGTTAACCAACTGTGGTCGTAGGCCACTATATTGCAAGGGTTATTCCGACTAATACAATGATTCAAAATCGTTATATCATTTATGTCACGATATATTCTGGTTATTGCAACAATTTTTTGATGGTATAGCGACGGTTCATATTACATATTGCCACAGTTATTAGGAGCTTTTGCAACGGTTTTATTGAGCTAGTGCAACAGTTTGATGAGACTATTGCAACGCTTTATGAAAGCTATTACAACGGCTTTATAGAGTATCAATGTAcccataaataattatttttacctATATTATCATGAATACACTGAAACATAGATGAATTAAGAAAAGATAATACTAATCAAAAAGAATTATAATCCAAAATATCcaactaactaactaactaactaactaactaactaactatatatatatatatgtataaataaattataacacaattcaaGGGTCAACATCCATAAATTTGCAATGTctatcaaaagagaaaaaattcttcaaacatTTGAAGGTCTATCAACAATCAATCAATACTGGATTCTTAATCTGTTTGGATTTGGATCAACCAATCTCCGCATAAATGATTACAAAGAATATATTATGACTTATCCAAAACTTGAAGTAGACAATATATACACTAGTAACAGATTATGAAAAATGTTGGCAATCAAATATGAAATTGTGAAGCTAGTAATCAGTCAATCTGAGTATCAGCTTGTAACCAACCTGTATGCAGTATCTGTGTTGACAGATACACATATAAACTTTTTATAAAGTCATACCTCATTAATTTTTGTTACCAAAGATCATACACCGAATAtgagaagaaaaaacaaaaaaaaagaaacaaaccGATGTACTTCAGCTAGGTTGTTCATTGTTCCATGTGTCAAATTGAATTTGTTAGGCACACCTATTATTTCCTCATATGAATACTGTCCTATGCTCATATGGATATTAGAAGAAGTAAAGGGTACAACAGAAGCATTTAAATGCTTCACCAAGCTCATCGGATCCAACCCCTtctcttcaaaagaaataaacTTGTAAGATATAAATGAAACAAAGTAATAACCTAGCAATTTTCATTATTCATCAAAGTTAGACACACAAACTGCTGCAAAAtatgttagtaaactgtattggaaaatattaaacagtaacaataacttctgaaagtaataaaagacAGAATTTGGAATGAATCTGAAAATAATAACagtatttgaaaaattattgtaaGAACAAAATTGAGCCCAGTGaatacacagtgtgtccttaaggaagttattcccctcaaagtacccgaggttttggaatctttcctcccaggatagaacgatttactcaccaaaatagaggtactgcaaattttggtgactgcgaaccactcgaaggctgtatatcacacgattttaggaagtgcaaaaagaagaagaaatagaagatgttatttcagaaattttgtatgaacattctgaggattaacagatatatatagactatttgcaccttttaagaaaaggcacctaTTGGGAAAAAGGTTTGACTGTGGAGAAAAAGtttgcaaaatattttttaaattaatacgGAAAAGAAACGGATCGCGGGTCACGGGTCAgaattttttcacttaattaattaattaaataaataatattaattaattaaaatttaaaggaaatttggtcgaaaaaaattatcaatcaatcatatcaattgactaaatccaaatccaaattcaAATCCGAAGCCGTAGctgaagccgagccgagcgagcgacgacgacgacgacgcGAGGgaagaccctcttcttgaccctttagcaatcatgaaggagtgcttctacttttaagtagaagacttttcctttccaccacctatgtggaaccaaagcttatttcttaaagcaagagagaacatatcatttttccctccactttttttccctcaatttcccattcaaattatctattaaacccaacaatcccccacatgaatggggaatttctacaagataaaggaatgcacggataagtgtgtgatatacaagcgaagattaattgcatctggataagtaggtttttctttgaactttccatagtgaacttatataggatatactcgatcaatcgatagatgcgatatctttgaaccgtcaaactttattgtataactagacaacataagtcacacaattaaacatcaaccatctatggttctcacagttgtgttcgtttcagccatgaacaccgcctggtttcgtgaatgcatagagaatgggcctttaccgtcattcctcttgaagcggcttatacttcacattcacataggtgatttctaaacgtgtaatcctatagacacactatctagtcattttTTATCAGgcttagataatcattaaaaaacttttaatgctttattaactcattaaaaagccttaaggttttatcctttgtttctgaacattgtcatcatcacgagaatgggttgAATTATTTGACAATGGTGAATCgccaatcataactttgtttgatctctttgaacctagttcttgggatctctAGTCTACTATGTAGAGTTACTGCCATGATaacttgtcctaggccttaaccccattctccttgatgatctttcaacagcctctctagataaaccttttgttagtggatccgatacgttatctcttgactttacgtagtcaatagtgataacaccactagagagtagttgtctaatagtattgtgtcgccgtcgaatgtgacgcgattttccattatacataatgtttcctgccctccctattgacacttggctatcacaatgtatacatatgggtgccaaaggtttgggccaaaatggaatatcttccaaaaaatttcggAGCCAATCTgcttcttcaccagccttgtctaaagctataaattcagactccattgtagagcgggcgatgcatgtctattttgatgatttccaagacactgctcctccaccaacgaTGAAAACATATtcacttgtggatttaacttcaaatgatccggtgatccagtttgcatcactatatccctcaattactgcgggatatttattataatgcaaagcatagttttgggtgtgtttcaaataccccaagacccgtttcattgccatccaatgagtttgattgggattattcgtgaatcgactcaacttgctaatagcacatgctatatctggtcatgtacaattcataatatacatcaaacttcccaaaagtcgtacatagtccaattgtgagtcacttttaccttcattcttttgaagtgcaaaacttacatcaattggagtttttgcaacattaaaatttaaatacttgaacttatcaagtatgttttcaatataatgtgactgtgataatgctagaccttgtggagttttatggatcctaattcctaagatctagtcagcaacccctaagtctttcatgtcaaatttgctagcaagcatacgcttcgtagcatttacatcgacaatgtctttactcattatcaacatgtcatcaacatataaacaaacaatgacttcatgatttggagtgtTTTTAAtataaacacatttgtcacactcattaatcttaaatccatttgccaacattgtttggtcaaatttcgcatgccattgtttaggtgcttgtttaagtccataaagtgacttaaaaagtttgcacactttcctttctttacctagaactacgaaaccctcaagttgttccatgtaaatttcttcctctaattctccatttaagaaagtcgtcttaacatccatttgatggatttcaagaccatatacagctgcaagtgccactaacacccgaatagatgttattcttgttaccgacgagtatgtgtcaaagtaatcaagaccttctttttgtctataacctttgaccacaagtcttgccttatatttatcaatagtgccatcagcttttattttccttttaaaaatccattttgatcctaaaggtttatttccaggaggaagatTAACCAATTtccatgtatggttattcaaaatttattgaatctcactattgattgcctctttccaaaatgctgaatcgGAAAaagacattgcagctttaaatgttggaggctcattttcaagcaagaatgtcacaaaatctggtccaaaggaagtagatatcatttGACGTTTGCTACACCTTGGATCCTCTTCGATTGACTTACTTTTCTTTGGTTCTTCTCGcggtcgtttagatctttcacttgaggactcacatttagttttatacggataaatattttcaaagaattcagcattatctgattcaattatcGTATTAACATGAATTTCAGGATTGtccgatttgtgaaccaaaaatcgacaagctttgctGTTTGTAGAATAGCCAATAAAAGTacaatccacggtctttggtccgatttttacccttttgggtaaagaaacttggacctttgctaaacacccccacactttgaaatatttcaagttggattttctttctttccatagttcatatggaatagtttgtgttttgctatggggtactctgttgagtattcgattagctgttaggatagcttccccccacaagttctgcggtaaaccgaaacttattaataaagcattcatcatttcttttaatgttcgatttttcctttccgcaatttcatttgattgtggtgtgtatggagcagtagtttgatgaataattccatattctaaacatatctcttcaaaaggagattcgtattctccacccctatcacttctaatcatttttatctttttattcaattgattttccacttcgttcttgtattgcttaaatgtatcaattattttatccttactattaagaaaatacacataacaatatcgagtgcaatcttcaataaaaattataaaatacttctttccaccacgagttggtgtagacttcatatcacaaatgtctgtgtgaattaattctaagggactagaattcctttcaatagatttataaggatgcttagcatacttagattcaatacatacttgacattttgatttattgcaatcaaagtcaggcaatatatttaagttaatcagttttcgcaagattttatgattgacatgtcctaaacgtgaatgccataaattatttgactcaaataagtaagaagaagcttgaactttattatcatcaataactattacatttagtttgaaaagacccttaGTGAGGTAGTcttttcctagatacatttcattcttactgacaactactttgtctgaaactagaacacacttgaatccattcttgataagaagaccggcagacaccaaattattttgcatttctggaacatgataaactttgttcagcgtcaccaccttgtcggatgtcatttttagaaatactctcccatatccttcaatcttagcagttgcagaatttcccatatagatcgtcgcatcaggtgctgcaggggaataagtagagaaggcttCTCGGACTGCACACACATGCAAAGTAGCTCCCGAATTAAACCATCATTCTGtgggattacctactaggttgcattctgatagcattgcacacagatcatcgataccttttttattttccatcatattggcttgtccttttctcttgtcctttttcggaagacgacaatctggagctttatggccaactttcccacaattataaaaattgcccttgaactttttcttgttctgctcctgattctttccaaaggttgcttccttttcttattctttggagaaGCATCTTCAAGGATGTTCGCTCCTATAATCGTTGAATTTTCACGCGACTTCTTTTctgctgttttgttatcttcctcaatcttgagacgaatcacaagatctttcaacttcatttccttgcgcttgtgctttagataatttttgaaatctctccacgaaggagACAATTTTTATATCatcgcagccacttgaaatgcttcattaactaccataccttcaacaataaggtcatgaaaaataagttatagttcttgaacttgggttccaacagttttgctatctatcattttatagtctagaaacttagcaaccacaaattttttcaaacatgcgtcttcagtcttgtacttcttctcaagtgcatcctataattctttagaagttttcacagaactgtagacattgtacaaatcatcatccaaagcacttatAATGTAATCCTTGCATAGAAAATTCgcctgtgtccatgcctcagtaatcataaaattttcattGGCAGACATATCAATAGTGGGCACAGGAGGGTTTTCGTtggtgaacttctgcataccaagagtggtaagccaaaagaacaccctttgcttccatcctttgaagttggtTCTAGAAAAATTTTCTGGTTTTTCTGCCGGTGGCACAAAAGCGcggcttgttgcagcaacagtcgcagatgtagtagcagtatcacttgtcatttcttttcactgtcaaaatagacaaattgtcttaatatttcaaaatattagaccttttacaaaaataatgatgaagtttttatactcttcaaatcgttgtacaagtatgaactttaatattccaataAAGTTttaatactcttcaaatcagaatatttatttcatatggagtagaaaaccacacaggttttagtctccaaaaacagaatacagtttaatcagaaaaataaaaataacagtaatttccttaagattgttagtaaactgtattggaaaatattaaacaataacaataacttctgaaagtaataaaagacAGAATCTGAAatgaatttgaaaataataacaatatatgaaaaattattgtaaaaataaaatcgagcccactgaatacaCAATGTatccttaagaaaattattcccctcaaagtacccaaGATTTTGGAATCTTTCCCCCCAGAATAGaatgatttactcaccaaagtagaggtactgcaaattttggtgactgcgaaccactcgaaggcTGTATATATCACAcaattttaggaagtgcagaaaaaagaagaagaagaagatgttatttcagaaatttcgtatggaacattaaCTTTTCgaacaaggttgcaacctttaacaaatccattggaaaaaacggagggaaatattttttaaattaatctgggaaagaaataatattaattaattaaaatttaaaagaaatttggtccaaaaagattatcaatcaaatcaactgaccaaatccaaatcagAAGCCATAGCCAAAGCCGAGCCGAGTGAGCGATGACGACAACAGCACGAGGGAAGActctcttcttgaccctttagcaatcatgaaggagtgcttctacttttaagtaggagattttttctttccaccacctatgtgggaccaaaacttatttcataaagcaagagggaacatatcatttttttctccacttcttttccctTAATTTCACATTCAAACTATCTATTAAAcccaataaaatataattagcaTCCAGTACAAACTAAAAATATACTAATCAAACACAAAGATTTCGTTGGCACAAGAAACATATTGTTTATGCTACTCTCTCAGTGAATATTCGTTAACTGATATAACTAAATCTTATTAGTTTCTCTAAGATAaacttgattatatatatagaagcaaaaaaaagaaaaggctgACTCCAATAAGGGAAAAAATTAGCTGCATCAAACACAAGAAAATGTACCATTTGGGCTGTCCTTCAACTGTGTACCTTGACCCTATATTTAATCACCAGGTAATAAGGGGAAATTCCCAAGTTAGACACACAAAATGCTGCAAAATAT
Proteins encoded in this window:
- the LOC129877608 gene encoding GDSL esterase/lipase At5g45960-like; amino-acid sequence: MTFSCKFILFMPILLIFIFQNIVQGRTLLLNNNNNNSYKKFQRPLNNSISAIFVFGDSTVDSGNNNYINTVVKCDFPPYGRDFANHIPTGRFTNGRLVTDYLASYVGIKDFVPPYLDPSLSLDEIMTGVSFASGSSGFDPLTAQLVDAITMEKQLEYFKEYKKRLENSIGKEKTKLLISKAAFIISAGTNDFAVNYFNTPFRRQKYYNVSQYQQFLLHMVQQFIQGLMNEGAQVIGVAGVPPFGCLPIVITIDSGDALQPRRCIESFSIVAREYNSLLQRLLKTMEIHGTKLFYVDIYNPINDMIQHPIKYGFTEVTVGCCGSGFIETSILCNPKSIVCNNPSNHMFWDAVHPSQATYYSLFQAVRPSIDVAIKQL